The genome window GTCGCCGCAGATGTTCAGAGACCTTCTGAAAAACCATTACACGCGAATGAATGGGGCATTCAAAAAAATAAATCCCGGCATCGTTCCCATTCTTCACTGTGACGGCGCTGTCAGCAAGCTTCTCGGCGATATCCGCGAAACGGGATTCGAGGTGTTCAATCCCGTACAGCCGGGAGTTCCGGGTCACGGGCCGAAAGAACTCAAGGACAGGTTCGGCGATGCGTTCATCTTCTGGGGCGCAATCGACCAGCAGGACCTCCTGCCAAAGGGAACGGACGAGGAACTCGAAGCCGACATCATAGAAAAAATCAGGATTCTCGGCAAAAACCGCGGATACATGATTTCCCCGGCCCATATCATTCAGGCCGATGTGTCTCCCGAACGTGTGGAAAAGTTTATCGAACTCTGTATCAGGTACGGCGGATATAAATGATACGCAAGTACGGTAAAGATGCGAAAAAGCTCGTGGAAAAAGTAAGAAAGACTGAAGGATATAAAGGCATGAAAGAAACTGCTATTAATCTGAAATCCGCGGCAATTGCATCTGTCGTGGTGCTTGCATGTTTCTCATGTTCTCATATGGAGAAAAAACCGGTCGATATGCCTCTGAGCATAACCATCGTGCCATTTGATGTGACCGAAATACGTCCGATACCCGGCGAAGAACACAAATGTGGCCCAAGGTTTGTGAGCATCATGTATCCGAGTCCATCTTCAGTTACTCTTCAATTTTACTTCCATCTTCCGGCTGCCGCGCGTACCCGGATCGATTTGTGTAACAACGCGGACAAGGTGGTGTCTACAATGATAGATAAACGCATGCAGAAGGGAGCCTATAAGCTGATTATCGATAATTCATACATCATCGAGCCAGGGAAATATACATTGAAATTACTGGTTGATACTCAAATCGTCGGAACCAGAAACTTCACCATTATTAAGTAGTTTACCAACTAATAATAAACAGAATCCCTTTAATGGATACCGGAGTCGCAAATTTAATATATGATTAAATTTCTTGTTTCAATTAATAAACCCTGTTACATACAAAAAAATCTATAATGATCGATATTTTTTACATATCAATGATATCATCTATTAGAATACAAATAGGATTTGGTATAACTCATGACATGAAACGTATTTTCAGATTGATAAAACGCCCGACGGGCGAACGGACAAAGACTGTTTTTTTCAGGGAGAATCAGGATGTATATCAATCGGGTATTTCTCGTTTGCATGGTTGTTGCACTGGCGGCATTCACCGCTTCGGCCCTGTGGTCGCAGACGCCTGAAAAGGAACGGAGTATCGATGAGAAAGTGCAGCAGTTTCTCGCCGCCGAACGGACGAAATGGAGGGATATGAACGTCCCCGAGTCGGATGGCAAAGTGCTGTACGATATCATAATCGAGCATAAATACACAAAAGCCCTCGAAATCGGCACATCGACGGGGCATTCGGGAATATGGATATCCTGGGCGCTGAGCAAAACCGGCGGAAAGCTCACAACCATCGAAATCGACGAGTCCCGTCACAAAAAAGCGCTCGAGAATTTTAAGAAAGCTGGGCTTTCGGATTATATAGACGCCCGTCTTGCCGATGCCCACGATCTCGTACCGAAACTGGAGGGGCCGTTCGATTTCGTTTTTTCCGATGCGGACAAGGAGTGGTATAAAAACTACTTTGTAGCGGTTTATCCGAAGCTCGAAGCCGGCGGGTGTTTCACCGCGCACAATGTCCTCAACCGTTATACGGGAACGGAGGAATTCCTCGATTATGTGAAAAGCCTTCCCGACATGGAAACGACGATTGTCCGTTCGAGCGGCTCGGGGATTTCGGTCAGCTACAAAAAGCCTAAACCCTGAAATGATCCCTTTCATTTGCACATCCATTCGTTCCGCTGTACCACAGCGAATCGGAGATGTGTGGACTCACCAGCCATGGAATCCCGCAAGCACCGCGATAATCCCTGTCGGCATTCCCGCTTTGAGGAGTGTCGAAACACGCCGCAGATTCTTTTCCGAGTTATCCCTGAGTGCCGAAATGGCGGAATAGATCAGAACCGGACAGACTCCGAGCACGACAAGAAACGTGTACCCGTGGCCGAATACTCCGGTAACGGAGGGGATTGTCACGAGGACGGCGAGCACTGACAGCACGGCTGAAGCCAGCCTGCAGGCGGCACGTGCTCCCCGGAGTGTTGCGACGGTTTCGATGCCTGCCCTCCGGTCGCCGCGGAGGTCGGCGGCATCCTTGATGAGCTCGCGGCCGAGATGATAGAGAAGGGCGAATGATGCGGGAACGAGCGCTTCGCGAACGCAATGCCCGGCAACACCGCCGTAGATGAAGGCCAGTCCTCCGAGCGCGGAGACTGTCAGATTTCCCGCAAGCGGAACACCCTTGAGTTTCAGATCATACACTGTGAGGAGAAGCGCTGCGGTGAGGGCGAGCACAACACCCGTAAAACCGAGGAATATCCCCATGATTATCCCCGCAAGGGTGAGCAGGAAGGCAAAAACCGCCGCTCCTTTCGATGATACACGCCCCGAGGGGATGGG of bacterium contains these proteins:
- a CDS encoding geranylgeranylglycerol-phosphate geranylgeranyltransferase; this translates as MAAMRGYIELTRPVNMLICGLSVLCGGIIGDRPLTLAAELVRSPVHGAVPPWAVRTVIAAVSASFILAAGNILNDIRDVSTDAVNAPHRPIPSGRVSSKGAAVFAFLLTLAGIIMGIFLGFTGVVLALTAALLLTVYDLKLKGVPLAGNLTVSALGGLAFIYGGVAGHCVREALVPASFALLYHLGRELIKDAADLRGDRRAGIETVATLRGARAACRLASAVLSVLAVLVTIPSVTGVFGHGYTFLVVLGVCPVLIYSAISALRDNSEKNLRRVSTLLKAGMPTGIIAVLAGFHGW
- a CDS encoding class I SAM-dependent methyltransferase; the encoded protein is MYINRVFLVCMVVALAAFTASALWSQTPEKERSIDEKVQQFLAAERTKWRDMNVPESDGKVLYDIIIEHKYTKALEIGTSTGHSGIWISWALSKTGGKLTTIEIDESRHKKALENFKKAGLSDYIDARLADAHDLVPKLEGPFDFVFSDADKEWYKNYFVAVYPKLEAGGCFTAHNVLNRYTGTEEFLDYVKSLPDMETTIVRSSGSGISVSYKKPKP